The Thermomicrobiales bacterium genome has a segment encoding these proteins:
- a CDS encoding Rid family hydrolase, with amino-acid sequence MTNDGNEAPRQLISFGPPAGNYSPAVRVGTSVFVSGMISLLDGQVIGKDDVRAQTQQVLSNIEAALERAGAKMNDIVRYRIYLTDMADLSAVREELAPSFGAIRPAGTLVAVAGLIHPDLKIEIDVDAIIGSGVPSESQSRSA; translated from the coding sequence ATGACAAACGACGGAAACGAGGCTCCACGTCAGTTGATTTCGTTTGGGCCACCCGCGGGAAACTATTCCCCGGCGGTTCGCGTCGGGACGAGTGTCTTTGTCTCCGGCATGATTTCTCTGCTGGACGGACAGGTGATCGGCAAGGACGATGTGCGCGCCCAGACGCAACAAGTGCTCTCCAACATCGAAGCCGCTCTCGAACGCGCGGGGGCGAAGATGAACGATATCGTTCGCTATCGCATCTATCTCACCGACATGGCAGATCTCTCCGCGGTGCGTGAGGAACTCGCGCCGTCCTTTGGCGCCATTCGGCCAGCCGGCACCCTGGTGGCAGTGGCGGGGCTGATTCATCCCGATCTGAAAATCGAAATCGATGTCGACGCAATCATCGGTAGCGGGGTCCCTTCCGAGAGCCAGTCTCGATCGGCATGA
- a CDS encoding VOC family protein: MPPINPDQQIDIVFLLNGTEYPLTARRGAIIHEAFHAALPTQFTAGHRLVFRSEDGRELYPDNFLGDLADHLHIDRIVTFAEPIPEADGSWRNIGFDHLAISVEDRPGARDFLRDVVQMRVMRDDPHLTVLTTGPTTIMLFDTGEGGPLSTGGASRWHHLGFVVDDLAAAYAHLQRNRDRLISDFTMLERDERWSLYFFYRNGDVTFMFQFSEVKEADRGITDPERARYADYLFDYAKRPYGVQWELELATSESTDRS, from the coding sequence ATGCCCCCTATCAATCCGGATCAGCAGATCGACATCGTTTTTCTCTTGAACGGGACAGAGTATCCACTCACCGCTCGACGCGGCGCCATCATCCATGAGGCGTTCCATGCAGCGTTGCCGACCCAGTTCACTGCAGGGCACCGGCTCGTTTTTCGCAGCGAAGACGGACGCGAGCTCTATCCCGACAACTTCCTCGGCGATTTGGCGGATCATCTTCACATCGACCGGATCGTCACCTTTGCCGAACCGATCCCTGAGGCGGACGGATCCTGGCGCAACATTGGATTCGATCATCTGGCGATTTCTGTCGAGGATCGGCCCGGCGCGCGCGACTTCCTGCGCGATGTCGTTCAGATGCGGGTCATGCGCGACGATCCCCATCTGACAGTGCTCACCACTGGACCCACGACCATCATGCTCTTCGACACAGGTGAAGGCGGACCACTCTCGACCGGCGGAGCCTCACGCTGGCACCACCTCGGCTTTGTCGTCGACGACTTGGCCGCGGCGTACGCGCACCTGCAACGCAACCGGGACCGGCTCATCAGCGATTTCACCATGCTGGAGCGGGACGAGCGTTGGAGCCTCTACTTCTTCTACCGCAACGGCGACGTGACGTTCATGTTCCAGTTCTCCGAGGTCAAGGAGGCCGATCGCGGCATCACCGATCCGGAGCGAGCGCGCTATGCCGACTATCTCTTCGACTATGCCAAACGGCCCTACGGGGTCCAGTGGGAGCTCGAGCTCGCCACAAGCGAAAGCACCGACCGATCATGA
- a CDS encoding S41 family peptidase: MNRLSPNSEPAPRFRGAAAGRVLLACLVFGAFLAGIVTAEAVGMRVATASTSIADQPDFSTLQTVWDLIHDEFVDPEKIDDQALLYGAARGMVDSLGDTGHSSFLDPAEAKVFRAALEGELIGLGISIEYRNREPVVVAPIKNSPAEKAGIRAGDIIVEIDGQPTLGMTDAEVSLHLRGEEGTPVTLTVDRATSAELIEITVIRGRVDLDPVTWAYLPDGLAIVQLHEFSSGSGQAVREALQDITASGEVTGIVLDLRNNPGGYVTEAITVASQFLPEGKTIYLQQERGGQDEPIATIGNDGAALDVPLVVLVNRASASAAEIVAGALRDNGRALVIGERTYGTGTVVSTFELQGGSALALGTSFWKTPDGDLAWKVGLEPDIEVRQADDLGIIDIIDGQALSDTQLDAAQDDPLETAVETLHDDIAAAA, encoded by the coding sequence ATGAATCGATTGTCACCCAACTCTGAGCCAGCTCCTCGATTTCGAGGCGCCGCGGCCGGCAGGGTTTTGCTTGCTTGCCTGGTGTTCGGCGCGTTTCTCGCAGGCATTGTGACCGCCGAGGCTGTCGGGATGCGCGTGGCCACCGCTTCGACCTCGATTGCCGACCAGCCCGACTTTTCGACGCTGCAAACGGTCTGGGATCTCATTCACGACGAGTTCGTCGATCCCGAAAAGATCGACGATCAAGCGCTCCTCTATGGCGCCGCCCGCGGGATGGTCGACAGTCTCGGAGATACCGGGCATTCGAGCTTCCTCGATCCAGCCGAAGCGAAGGTGTTTCGCGCCGCACTCGAGGGAGAACTCATCGGCCTGGGGATCAGCATCGAATACCGCAATCGGGAACCGGTCGTTGTCGCGCCGATCAAGAATTCCCCGGCTGAAAAGGCCGGCATCCGCGCGGGCGACATCATCGTCGAGATCGACGGTCAGCCGACCTTGGGCATGACCGATGCCGAGGTATCGCTCCATCTGCGCGGCGAGGAGGGAACGCCGGTCACGCTGACGGTCGATCGGGCGACCTCCGCGGAGCTGATCGAGATTACGGTGATACGTGGGCGGGTCGATCTCGATCCGGTGACCTGGGCGTATCTGCCAGACGGGCTCGCGATCGTGCAACTGCATGAGTTTTCGTCCGGATCCGGCCAGGCGGTCAGAGAGGCGTTGCAAGATATAACTGCCAGTGGCGAAGTCACAGGCATAGTGCTCGACCTGCGGAACAACCCTGGCGGATACGTCACCGAAGCAATCACTGTCGCGAGCCAGTTCCTGCCCGAGGGAAAGACGATCTATCTCCAACAGGAACGGGGTGGACAGGATGAGCCTATCGCCACCATTGGCAACGATGGCGCCGCGCTGGATGTGCCGCTGGTGGTGCTCGTGAATCGGGCTTCCGCCTCCGCGGCCGAGATCGTTGCCGGCGCGCTGCGAGACAATGGCCGCGCGCTTGTGATCGGCGAACGGACCTATGGAACCGGCACCGTCGTTTCGACGTTCGAGCTGCAGGGCGGATCGGCGCTGGCGCTCGGTACATCCTTCTGGAAGACACCCGATGGCGATCTGGCCTGGAAGGTCGGACTGGAGCCGGATATCGAGGTTCGGCAAGCGGACGATCTGGGAATCATCGATATCATCGATGGTCAGGCGCTTTCCGACACCCAGCTCGACGCCGCGCAGGACGACCCGCTCGAGACAGCGGTCGAGACGCTCCACGACGATATCGCAGCGGCCGCGTAG
- a CDS encoding GtrA family protein translates to MFSVESWPQPAARAWIVARRFQKFLVVGAVGLGVNQGMLFLLHQGIGSHLVVSSTIAIFISMIVTFMLNEHWTWHDRGSGPLVHRMLKYFPINLIGLVINVVILKTLVAETGMNYLIANLFGAGAAAVWNFILNNHFTWGENEE, encoded by the coding sequence ATGTTCTCTGTCGAAAGTTGGCCGCAACCGGCGGCTCGCGCATGGATCGTTGCGCGGCGCTTTCAAAAATTCCTGGTCGTCGGCGCTGTCGGGCTGGGCGTGAATCAAGGGATGCTCTTTCTCCTGCACCAGGGGATCGGCTCACATCTCGTCGTCTCCTCGACCATCGCCATCTTCATTTCGATGATCGTTACGTTCATGCTCAACGAGCATTGGACGTGGCACGACCGCGGCAGCGGGCCGCTCGTTCATCGGATGCTGAAGTACTTCCCCATCAATCTCATTGGGCTGGTGATCAATGTGGTTATCCTCAAGACGTTGGTGGCGGAGACCGGAATGAACTATCTGATCGCCAACTTGTTCGGCGCGGGCGCCGCCGCGGTTTGGAACTTCATTCTCAACAATCACTTCACGTGGGGAGAAAACGAGGAGTAG
- a CDS encoding FAD-dependent oxidoreductase: MPVSSNGHSGEVTEPRDTLIMGAGPGGLCSAYVLSKAGVKATVVERAPFVGGLARTIKRDTEYGEFKFDIGGHRWFTKNDRLNDLFKEVIGEELLWVNRISRIYFDGKYVDYPLKISNALKAIGPVTAAQAMADYGRTRAQKKVRPTPVESMEDAYIDQFGPTLYKLFFKNYSEKVWGLPCDQMSGDWVTQRSKGMSIVTAVKDAVVPSKGAVVSLIDEFMYPKYGFGRLSERMTDKIEAMGNQVRLGAGVTKVHRDGNRVTGVTVETENGEERLEATNYISSIPLTVLAKIVDPPAPADVLAAADSLTFRNIITVNVMLKRKQVTPDTWLYVHDKRILFGRFHEPKNWSPYMVPGDDFTSLVIEYFCSFGDHIWEMTEEELVENAVDHLVNDLKFIDRSEVIGGFTIRAPRAYPSYVMGYEKPLNKIKAFIDSLENLQIIGRYGTFRYNNTDHSIETGLLAAENILGERHDLDQVNADQEYHEIKQVRKTPAAAGS; this comes from the coding sequence ATGCCAGTTTCGAGTAACGGGCACAGCGGCGAGGTGACCGAGCCGCGCGACACCCTGATCATGGGAGCCGGTCCCGGCGGACTCTGCTCGGCATATGTGCTTTCGAAAGCCGGCGTCAAGGCGACCGTCGTCGAGCGGGCGCCATTCGTGGGCGGTCTTGCCCGCACCATCAAACGGGACACCGAGTACGGCGAGTTCAAGTTCGACATCGGTGGGCATCGCTGGTTTACCAAGAACGACCGCCTGAACGATCTCTTCAAGGAAGTGATCGGCGAGGAATTGCTCTGGGTCAACCGCATTAGCCGGATCTATTTCGATGGCAAGTACGTCGACTATCCCCTCAAGATCAGCAACGCGCTCAAAGCCATCGGTCCGGTGACAGCTGCTCAGGCAATGGCCGATTACGGCCGCACCCGGGCGCAGAAGAAGGTGCGTCCGACACCGGTCGAATCGATGGAAGACGCCTACATCGACCAGTTCGGTCCGACGCTCTACAAGCTCTTCTTCAAGAACTACTCGGAAAAGGTCTGGGGTCTACCGTGTGACCAGATGAGTGGCGACTGGGTGACGCAGCGCTCGAAGGGGATGTCGATCGTCACGGCGGTCAAGGATGCCGTCGTCCCGTCCAAGGGCGCAGTCGTTTCCCTGATCGATGAGTTCATGTACCCGAAGTATGGATTCGGACGCCTTTCCGAACGCATGACCGACAAGATCGAAGCCATGGGCAACCAGGTGCGGCTTGGTGCTGGCGTCACCAAGGTGCATCGTGACGGAAACCGCGTTACAGGAGTGACGGTCGAAACCGAGAATGGCGAGGAGCGCCTGGAAGCGACGAACTACATTTCGTCCATTCCGTTGACGGTGCTCGCCAAGATCGTCGATCCTCCCGCGCCGGCCGACGTGTTGGCTGCAGCCGATTCGCTCACGTTCCGCAACATCATCACCGTCAATGTGATGCTCAAGCGCAAACAGGTGACCCCCGATACCTGGCTCTATGTGCACGACAAGCGCATCCTCTTTGGTCGCTTCCATGAACCGAAGAACTGGAGCCCCTACATGGTCCCCGGCGACGATTTCACGTCGCTGGTGATCGAATACTTCTGTTCCTTTGGCGACCATATCTGGGAGATGACCGAAGAAGAGCTGGTCGAGAACGCGGTCGATCATCTGGTGAACGACCTCAAGTTCATCGACCGATCCGAAGTGATCGGCGGATTCACTATCCGCGCGCCCCGGGCCTATCCCTCGTACGTGATGGGCTACGAGAAGCCGCTGAACAAGATCAAGGCATTCATCGACAGTCTCGAGAATTTGCAGATCATCGGTCGTTACGGAACCTTCCGTTACAACAACACCGATCACTCGATCGAAACCGGATTGCTGGCTGCCGAGAACATCCTTGGTGAACGGCACGATCTCGATCAGGTCAATGCCGACCAGGAATATCACGAGATCAAGCAAGTCCGAAAAACTCCAGCGGCCGCCGGAAGCTAG
- a CDS encoding glycosyltransferase family 39 protein: MDAAERPFQPESREHPDAVEATSGSPSRSERLRQFASTTVGRFLLILFIVFVAKQILTVLVFPPFSGHDEVAHFNYLQTVVTEQRPPELFRCPTNDGKDCLDSFERLTDTEFAAWQGDILPDYYYRYCQFILDWSPCEPDNPRWLNDPFRAASWGFIGQFPAGTQYVANHPPLYYLLLAPVAKAGESLSPESLQYVLRAMAILFGLAVILLAFLTTRQLFPNDRFLLITVPAFVAFQPQVSYESAMVNNDIAGIAFVSLVIYLLARGLRSGFDFVTCAWVGAALGLAMLAKSNSLFIIPAIAMAIIFGCGWRNWRGWVPRGIVTAGVGGVLVLPWYVWFYRTYGNLDAFEQIRTLQSPWNKPGGTFTELLFNRGFVWMRWRETWGEFGWRRIHLDSSFLWLIAFPIVAGLVGLGIYALLAAMRHYSQSDASGPLGFEPPDRAQAIGVGVLLLSVVTAYLAVIQFGTQFSLTQARYFFPIVNAFALLVLLGLRTLIPRPIRPIGSGLVVFGLVFMNLIIYTRYVIPYWHIQMN, from the coding sequence GTGGATGCCGCTGAGCGGCCCTTCCAGCCCGAATCACGAGAACACCCCGACGCGGTCGAAGCCACGTCGGGGTCGCCATCCCGGAGCGAGCGCCTGCGCCAGTTCGCCAGCACCACGGTCGGGCGATTCCTGCTCATTCTTTTCATTGTTTTCGTCGCCAAGCAGATCCTGACGGTCCTCGTCTTTCCGCCGTTTAGCGGGCACGACGAGGTTGCGCATTTCAACTACCTGCAGACGGTCGTAACCGAGCAGCGTCCGCCCGAACTCTTCCGCTGCCCGACGAACGACGGAAAAGACTGCCTCGACAGTTTCGAGCGCCTGACAGATACCGAGTTCGCTGCCTGGCAGGGAGATATCCTCCCTGACTACTACTATCGTTACTGCCAGTTCATCCTCGACTGGAGTCCCTGCGAGCCAGACAATCCCCGCTGGCTGAACGATCCGTTCCGGGCAGCAAGCTGGGGGTTCATTGGCCAGTTTCCCGCCGGCACGCAGTACGTCGCCAACCACCCTCCGCTCTACTACCTGCTGCTCGCGCCCGTGGCAAAGGCGGGAGAATCGCTTTCACCCGAGTCCCTCCAGTATGTGCTCCGCGCCATGGCGATTCTGTTCGGTTTGGCGGTCATCTTGCTGGCATTTCTGACGACGCGCCAGCTTTTTCCGAACGACCGTTTCCTGTTGATCACCGTGCCGGCGTTCGTAGCTTTCCAACCGCAGGTCTCGTATGAGAGCGCGATGGTGAACAACGACATCGCCGGGATCGCGTTCGTCAGCCTGGTGATCTACCTGCTCGCGCGTGGTCTGCGGAGCGGGTTCGACTTCGTCACGTGCGCGTGGGTTGGGGCTGCGCTTGGTCTGGCCATGTTGGCGAAGAGCAATTCGCTCTTCATCATTCCCGCGATCGCGATGGCGATCATCTTCGGGTGCGGTTGGCGCAACTGGCGCGGCTGGGTCCCAAGAGGAATCGTAACGGCCGGTGTTGGCGGCGTGCTTGTGCTTCCCTGGTACGTGTGGTTCTACCGAACCTACGGCAACCTGGACGCGTTCGAGCAGATCCGCACGCTGCAATCGCCCTGGAACAAGCCGGGAGGAACCTTTACCGAGCTCTTGTTCAACCGCGGATTTGTCTGGATGCGTTGGCGGGAGACCTGGGGTGAGTTCGGTTGGCGCAGGATTCATCTCGATAGCAGCTTTCTCTGGTTGATCGCCTTTCCGATTGTCGCTGGCCTGGTCGGACTCGGTATCTACGCATTACTCGCGGCAATGCGGCACTACTCCCAGAGCGATGCGAGCGGACCGCTTGGTTTCGAACCACCCGACCGAGCGCAGGCAATCGGTGTTGGGGTTCTCCTGCTTTCGGTCGTTACTGCCTATCTTGCCGTCATCCAGTTCGGCACCCAGTTCTCGCTGACGCAAGCCCGCTATTTCTTCCCGATCGTGAATGCATTCGCACTTCTCGTGCTGCTCGGGCTTCGGACGCTGATCCCGCGGCCGATTCGGCCTATCGGAAGCGGATTGGTTGTTTTCGGACTGGTCTTCATGAATCTCATCATCTACACGCGGTACGTTATCCCGTACTGGCATATCCAGATGAACTGA